One genomic segment of Arachis duranensis cultivar V14167 chromosome 4, aradu.V14167.gnm2.J7QH, whole genome shotgun sequence includes these proteins:
- the LOC107483810 gene encoding plasma membrane ATPase 4, with product MAAEKATISLEEIKNETVDLERIPVEEVFEQLKCTREGLSSAEGASRLQIFGPNKLEEKKESKLLKFLGFMWNPLSWVMEAAAIMAIALANGDGKPPDWQDFVGIVCLLVINSTISFIEENNAGNAAAALMAGLAPKTKVLRDGKWTEEEAAILVPGDVISIKLGDIVPADARLLEGDPLKIDQSALTGESLPVTKNPGDEVFSGSTCKQGEIEAVVIATGVHTFFGKAAHLVDSTNQVGHFQMVLTAIGNFCICSIAVGMLAEIIVMYPIQHRKYRDGIDNLLVLLIGGIPIAMPTVLSVTMAIGSHRLSQQGAITKRMTAIEEMAGMDVLCSDKTGTLTLNKLSVDKNLIEVFTKGVDKDHVILLAARASRTENQDAIDAAIVGMLADPKEARAGIREVHFLPFNPVDKRTALTYIDADGNWHRASKGAPEQIMNLCNLRDDAKKKVHAIIDKFAERGLRSLAVSRQEVPEKSKDSPGAPWQFVGLLSLFDPPRHDSAETIRRALNLGVNVKMITGDQLAIAKETGRRLGMGTNMYPSASLLGQDKDASIAALPVEELIEKADGFAGVFPEHKYEIVKKLQERKHICGMTGDGVNDAPALKKADIGIAVADATDAARSASDIVLTEPGLSVIISAVLTSRAIFQRMKNYTIYAVSITIRIVFGFMFIALIWKFDFSPFMVLIIAILNDGTIMTISKDRVKPSPLPDSWKLKEIFATGIVLGGYLALMTVIFFWAMKETTFFPDKFGVRPLDKSPDEMTAALYLQVSIVSQALIFVTRSRSWSYVERPGLLLVSAFIIAQLIATIIAVYANWGFAKIKGIGWGWAGVIWLYSLVFYVPLDFMKFAIRYILSGKAWLNLLENKTAFTTKKDYGKEEREAQWALAQRTLHGLQPPETSNIFNEKNSYRELSEIAEQAKRRAEVARLRELHTLKGHVESVVKLKGLDIDTIQQHYTV from the exons ATGGCTGCTGAAAAGGCCACCATCTCCCTAGAGGAGATCAAGAACGAAACCGTTGATCTG GAACGAATTCCAGTTGAAGAAGTGTTCGAGCAATTGAAATGTACCAGGGAAGGTTTGTCCTCTGCTGAAGGTGCCAGCAGGCTTCAAATATTTGGACCAAACAAGCTAGAAGAGAAAAAG GAAAGCAAACTTCTCAAGTTTCTTGGGTTTATGTGGAATCCCCTGTCATGGGTTATGGAAGCTGCAGCCATTATGGCCATTGCTCTTGCAAATGGTGATGGCAAGCCCCCGGATTGGCAAGATTTTGTAGGTATTGTTTGCTTGTTGGTCATCAACTCCACCATCAGTTTCATTGAAGAAAACAACGCCGGAAATGCCGCCGCCGCACTTATGGCTGGTCTTGCTCCTAAAACAAAG GTTCTTAGAGATGGCAAGTGGACTGAAGAAGAGGCTGCAATTTTAGTCCCCGGAGATGTCATAAGCATCAAGCTTGGAGACATTGTACCGGCCGACGCTCGTCTTCTAGAAGGTGATCCGTTAAAGATTGATCAGTCAGCTCTTACCGGAGAGTCCCTTCCAGTGACCAAGAACCCCGGAGATGAAGTCTTTTCTGGCTCAACTTGCAAGCAAGGTGAAATTGAAGCCGTTGTCATTGCAACCGGAGTCCACACATTCTTCGGAAAGGCTGCTCACCTTGTTGACAGCACCAACCAAGTTGGACATTTCCAGATGGTTCTAACCGCCATTGGAAACTTCTGTATCTGTTCCATTGCGGTTGGTATGCTGGCTGAGATCATTGTCATGTATCCAATTCAGCACCGAAAATACAGAGATGGAATTGACAATCTTTTGGTTCTCTTGATTGGTGGAATCCCCATTGCCATGCCTACTGTGTTGTCTGTGACAATGGCCATTGGATCTCACAGGCTTTCGCAACAAGGCGCCATCACGAAGCGAATgactgccatagaagaaatggCTGGAATGGATGTGCTTTGCAGTGACAAGACAGGAACACTCACACTTAACAAGCTTAGTGTTGACAAGAACTTGATTGAGGTCTTTACTAAAGGAGTGGACAAGGATCATGTGATCCTTCTCGCCGCGAGAGCTTCCAGGACTGAAAACCAGGATGCCATTGATGCTGCTATTGTTGGAATGCTTGCAGATCCTAAAGAG GCAAGGGCTGGAATCAGAGAGGTTCACTTTTTACCTTTCAATCCTGTTGACAAGAGAACTGCTCTGACTTACATTGATGCTGATGGAAACTGGCACCGTGCAAGCAAAGGCGCTCCGGAGCAG ATCATGAACTTGTGTAATCTAAGGGATGATGCTAAGAAGAAGGTTCATGCCATTATTGACAAGTTCGCCGAAAGAGGCCTTCGTTCCCTAGCCGTTTCAAGACAG GAAGTTCCTGAGAAAAGCAAGGACAGCCCTGGAGCTCCATGGCAGTTTGTTGGTTTGTTGTCACTATTTGATCCACCAAGGCATGACAGTGCCGAAACCATTCGCAGGGCTCTTAATCTCGGTGTAAATGTCAAGATGATTACAG GTGATCAACTCGCCATTGCTAAGGAGACAGGCCGAAGACTTGGAATGGGAACAAATATGTACCCATCTGCTTCCCTTCTTGGCCAAGACAAAGATGCAAGTATCGCTGCACTTCCGGTCGAAGAGTTGATTGAGAAAGCCGATGGTTTTGCCGGAGTCTTTCCAG AGCACAAGTATGAGATTGTGAAGAAGTTACAAGAGAGGAAGCACATTTGTGGTATGACTGGAGATGGTGTGAACGATGCTCCTGCCTTGAAGAAGGCCGATATTGGGATCGCTGTCGCTGACGCCACTGATGCTGCAAGAAGTGCTTCTGATATTGTGTTGACTGAACCTGGATTGAGTGTTATAATTAGTGCTGTCTTAACTAGCAGAGCTATTTTCCAGAGAATGAAGAACTACACA ATTTATGCAGTGTCTATCACCATCCGTATTGTG TTTGGCTTCATGTTTATCGCGTTGATCTGGAAATTCGATTTCTCTCCTTTCATGGTTCTGATCATTGCCATTCTTAACGATG GGACAATCATGACAATTTCAAAGGACAGGGTTAAGCCATCTCCTTTGCCTGATAGCTGGAAACTGAAGGAAATTTTCGCTACCGGAATAGTTCTTGGAGGTTACTTGGCTCTCATGACTGTTATATTCTTCTGGGCAATGAAAGAAACTACATTCTTCCCT GACAAATTCGGAGTTAGACCTCTGGATAAAAGCCCTGATGAAATGACGGCTGCATTGTACCTACAAGTTAGTATTGTCAGCCAAGCTCTAATATTTGTAACGCGTTCGCGCAGCTGGTCGTACGTGGAACGCCCTGGATTGCTTTTAGTTAGTGCTTTCATTATTGCTCAACTG ATTGCTACAATTATAGCAGTGTATGCCAACTGGGGCTTTGCAAAGATCAAGGGAATTGGTTGGGGTTGGGCTGGAGTCATCTGGCTCTACAGTCTTGTCTTCTATGTTCCACTTGACTTCATGAAGTTCGCCATTCGCTACATCTTAAGTGGCAAAGCTTGGCTCAATCTCCTCGAAAACAAG ACTGCCTTCACCACCAAGAAAGACTATGGCAAGGAAGAGAGGGAAGCTCAATGGGCTCTTGCTCAAAGAACCCTTCATGGACTCCAACCACCGGAGACTTCTAACATCTTCAATGAAAAGAACAGCTACAGAGAATTGTCTGAGATTGCTGAACAAGCTAAGAGAAGAGCTGAAGTTGCAAG GCTTCGTGAGCTTCACACGCTTAAAGGACACGTTGAATCCGTGGTGAAGCTGAAAGGTTTGGACATTGACACAATCCAGCAGCACTACACTGTGTAA